A stretch of the Channa argus isolate prfri chromosome 9, Channa argus male v1.0, whole genome shotgun sequence genome encodes the following:
- the LOC137133516 gene encoding uncharacterized protein isoform X10: MGRRWFLVFFIATSSIVSAEPVIYVLKGRPVIVETPVTDPPDEILWKHNGNKVVEYDGKQQYVYGSYKERVVLDWSSAQLEIQDLTYEDSGEYVLEVFKSTNLRQIIYKVEVIDNVAKPTISCQMNESSSSNTHGNEATLNCFVESRQPLSLLKFEWIIDGNIQPGPKLAITLGGAHDNEEYKCRVSNPLSSEMATFTTKDCYADKPNVAVILIALLIVLAGICVLALVLGVVLWKLRKHKGSNKDTTQNKDCDPLLSPGLNKNTDKTVCPPPCLVGKPSLSQPLNNDEIHADAEKPREPGPSNSEETTEPDPAGNNDSENPTTTDGSKKTTIQNDENIPLKPPGSNKDTTQNKDCDPLLSPDAEKPREPGPSNSEETTEPDPAGNNDSENPTTTDGSKKTTIQNDENIPLKPPVNVKNLIDAFEPKSQEPGPSNSEETTEPDPAGSNKDTTQNKDCDPLLSPGLNKNTDKTVCPPPCLVGKPSLSQPLNNDEIHADAEKPREPGPSNSEETTEPDPAGNNDSENPTTTDGSKKTTIQNDENIPLKPPVNVKNLIDAFEPKSQEPGPSNSEETTEPDPAGSNKDTTQNKDCDPLLSPDPEKMSDEESCLDSSQKNGNMEILKNSDELKTGAYSDQVTGETLENVGVCNSLGFRKINDPDDNAASQNDPETTAYVQDSVLSQKESSTTVNDHKERDKSPSEDVNESAHYQEQIEAGKNFPLNTPQKLLIPPKPPRHISALPITNASHADPEKGGKTRHDSQKEQSDSSTTQVEKCDCEGEAVDDEGQGSPTEEQLHRQQE, from the exons ATGGGCCGTCGCTGGTTTCTGGTGTTTTTCATCGCCACGTCCTCCATAG TTTCTGCGGAGCCAGTCATCTATGTGCTCAAAGGGCGGCCCGTCATCGTGGAGACCCCAGTCACTGATCCTCCAGATGAAATTCTTTGGAAGCATAATGGCAACAAAGTGGTAGAGTATGATGGAAAGCAGCAATATGTGTATGGCTCATATAAAGAAAGGGTCGTTCTTGACTGGTCTTCTGCACAACTCGAAATCCAAGACCTCACATATGAAGACAGCGGAGAATATGTCCTTGAAGTATTCAAGAGCACAAACTTGCGGCAAATAATTTATAAAGTGGAGGTTATAG ACAACGTTGCCAAACCCACCATTTCGTGTCAGATGAATGAAAGCAGCAGCTCCAACACACATGGAAATGAGGCAACGCTGAATTGCTTTGTAGAGTCCAGACAGCCTCTCTCATTATTGAAGTTTGAGTGGATCATAGATGGAAACATTCAGCCTGGTCCAAAGCTAGCAATAACCCTGGGGGGTGCACATGATAATGAAGAATATAAGTGTAGGGTCAGCAACCCTCTGAGTAGTGAAATGGCCACATTCACAACAAAGGACTGCTACGCTG aCAAACCAAATGTAGCAGTGATCCTGATTGCTCTCTTGATTGTCCTCGCTGGAATTTGTGTCCTAGCACTGGTTTTGGGTGTAGTGCTCTGGAAACTACGAAAGCATAAAG GGTCAAATAAGGACACCACCCAGAATAAGGACTGTGACCCTCTTCTTTCCCCTG GTTTGAATAAGAATACAGACAAAACTGTGTGTCCTCCTCCATGTCTTGTTGGAAAGCCATCTCTTTCTCAGCCTTTAAACAATGATGAAATACATGCAGATGCTGAAAAGCCCAGAGAACCTGGTCCTTCAAACTCTGAGGAGACAACTGAACCAGACCCAGCTG GTAATAATGATTCAGAGAATCCAACTACAACAGATG GGTCAAAAAAGACGACGATTCAAAATGACGAGAATATACCTCTTAAGCCCCCTG GGTCAAATAAGGACACCACCCAGAATAAGGACTGTGACCCTCTTCTTTCCCCTG ATGCTGAAAAGCCCAGAGAACCTGGTCCTTCAAACTCTGAGGAGACAACTGAACCAGACCCAGCTG GTAATAATGATTCAGAGAATCCAACTACAACAGATG GGTCAAAAAAGACGACGATTCAAAATGACGAGAATATACCTCTTAAGCCCCCTG TGAATGTCAAAAATCTCATTGATGCCTTTGAACCAAAAAGTCAAGAACCTGGTCCTTCAAATTCTGAGGAGACAACTGAACCAGACCCAGCTG GGTCAAATAAGGACACCACCCAGAATAAGGACTGTGACCCTCTTCTTTCCCCTG GTTTGAATAAGAATACAGACAAAACTGTGTGTCCTCCTCCATGTCTTGTTGGAAAGCCATCTCTTTCTCAGCCTTTAAACAATGATGAAATACATGCAGATGCTGAAAAGCCCAGAGAACCTGGTCCTTCAAACTCTGAGGAGACAACTGAACCAGACCCAGCTG GTAATAATGATTCAGAGAATCCAACTACAACAGATG GGTCAAAAAAGACGACGATTCAAAATGACGAGAATATACCTCTTAAGCCCCCTG TGAATGTCAAAAATCTCATTGATGCCTTTGAACCAAAAAGTCAAGAACCTGGTCCTTCAAATTCTGAGGAGACAACTGAACCAGACCCAGCTG GGTCAAATAAGGACACCACTCAAAATAAGGACTGTGACCCTCTTCTTTCCCCTG ACCCAGAGAAGATGTCAGATGAGGAGTCATGTTTAGATTCGAgccaaaaaaatggaaatatggaAATCCTCAAGAACAGTGATGAACTCAAGACAGGTGCTTACTCTGATCAGGTAACTGGagaaactttggaaaatgtggGAGTATGTAATTCACTAGggttcagaaaaataaatgacccAGATGACAATGCTGCTTCTCAGAACGATCCAGAAACAACAGCGTATGTGCAAGATTCAGTCTTGTCACAAAAAGAATCAAGTACAACAGTAAACGACCACAAAGAAAGGGACAAATCTCCTTCTGAAGATGTGAATGAATCAGCTCACTACCAGGAACAAATAGAGGCGGGAAAGAATTTCCCGTTAAACACCCCTCAGAAGCTTCTGATCCCCCCCAAACCCCCCAGACATATATCAGCATTACCAATAACAAATGCTTCACATGCTGACCCAGAAAAAGGGGGCAAGACCAGGCATGACTCACAAAAGGAGCAGTCCGATAGCAGCACAACACAGGTGGAGAAATGTGACTGTGAGGGTGAAGCTGTTGATGATGAGGGCCAGGGTAGTCCAACAGAGGAACAGCTGCATAGGCAACAAGAGTGA
- the LOC137133516 gene encoding uncharacterized protein isoform X7: MGRRWFLVFFIATSSIVSAEPVIYVLKGRPVIVETPVTDPPDEILWKHNGNKVVEYDGKQQYVYGSYKERVVLDWSSAQLEIQDLTYEDSGEYVLEVFKSTNLRQIIYKVEVIDNVAKPTISCQMNESSSSNTHGNEATLNCFVESRQPLSLLKFEWIIDGNIQPGPKLAITLGGAHDNEEYKCRVSNPLSSEMATFTTKDCYADKPNVAVILIALLIVLAGICVLALVLGVVLWKLRKHKGSNKDTTQNKDCDPLLSPGLNKNTDKTVCPPPCLVGKPSLSQPLNNDEIHADAEKPREPGPSNSEETTEPDPAGNNDSENPTTTDGSKKTTIQNDENIPLKPPVNVKNLIDAFEPKSREPGPSNSEETTEPDPAGSNKDTTQNKDCDPLLSPGLNKNTDKTVCPPPCLVGKPSLSQPLNNDEIHADAEKPREPGPSNSEETTEPDPAGNNDSENPTTTDGSKKTTIQNDENIPLKPPVNVKNLIDAFEPKSQEPGPSNSEETTEPDPAGSNKDTTQNKDCDPLLSPDAEKPREPGPSNSEETTEPDPAGNNDSENPTTTDGSKKTTIQNDENIPLKPPVNVKNLIDAFEPKSQEPGPSNSEETTEPDPAGSNKDTTQNKDCDPLLSPDPEKMSDEESCLDSSQKNGNMEILKNSDELKTGAYSDQVTGETLENVGVCNSLGFRKINDPDDNAASQNDPETTAYVQDSVLSQKESSTTVNDHKERDKSPSEDVNESAHYQEQIEAGKNFPLNTPQKLLIPPKPPRHISALPITNASHADPEKGGKTRHDSQKEQSDSSTTQVEKCDCEGEAVDDEGQGSPTEEQLHRQQE, from the exons ATGGGCCGTCGCTGGTTTCTGGTGTTTTTCATCGCCACGTCCTCCATAG TTTCTGCGGAGCCAGTCATCTATGTGCTCAAAGGGCGGCCCGTCATCGTGGAGACCCCAGTCACTGATCCTCCAGATGAAATTCTTTGGAAGCATAATGGCAACAAAGTGGTAGAGTATGATGGAAAGCAGCAATATGTGTATGGCTCATATAAAGAAAGGGTCGTTCTTGACTGGTCTTCTGCACAACTCGAAATCCAAGACCTCACATATGAAGACAGCGGAGAATATGTCCTTGAAGTATTCAAGAGCACAAACTTGCGGCAAATAATTTATAAAGTGGAGGTTATAG ACAACGTTGCCAAACCCACCATTTCGTGTCAGATGAATGAAAGCAGCAGCTCCAACACACATGGAAATGAGGCAACGCTGAATTGCTTTGTAGAGTCCAGACAGCCTCTCTCATTATTGAAGTTTGAGTGGATCATAGATGGAAACATTCAGCCTGGTCCAAAGCTAGCAATAACCCTGGGGGGTGCACATGATAATGAAGAATATAAGTGTAGGGTCAGCAACCCTCTGAGTAGTGAAATGGCCACATTCACAACAAAGGACTGCTACGCTG aCAAACCAAATGTAGCAGTGATCCTGATTGCTCTCTTGATTGTCCTCGCTGGAATTTGTGTCCTAGCACTGGTTTTGGGTGTAGTGCTCTGGAAACTACGAAAGCATAAAG GGTCAAATAAGGACACCACCCAGAATAAGGACTGTGACCCTCTTCTTTCCCCTG GTTTGAATAAGAATACAGACAAAACTGTGTGTCCTCCTCCATGTCTTGTTGGAAAGCCATCTCTTTCTCAGCCTTTAAACAATGATGAAATACATGCAGATGCTGAAAAGCCCAGAGAACCTGGTCCTTCAAACTCTGAGGAGACAACTGAACCAGACCCAGCTG GTAATAATGATTCAGAGAATCCAACTACAACAGATG GGTCAAAAAAGACGACGATTCAAAATGACGAGAATATACCTCTTAAGCCCCCTG TGAATGTCAAAAATCTCATTGATGCCTTTGAACCAAAAAGTCGAGAACCTGGTCCTTCAAATTCTGAGGAGACAACTGAACCAGACCCAGCTG GGTCAAATAAGGACACCACCCAGAATAAGGACTGTGACCCTCTTCTTTCCCCTG GTTTGAATAAGAATACAGACAAAACTGTGTGTCCTCCTCCATGTCTTGTTGGAAAGCCATCTCTTTCTCAGCCTTTAAACAATGATGAAATACATGCAGATGCTGAAAAGCCCAGAGAACCTGGTCCTTCAAACTCTGAGGAGACAACTGAACCAGACCCAGCTG GTAATAATGATTCAGAGAATCCAACTACAACAGATG GGTCAAAAAAGACGACGATTCAAAATGACGAGAATATACCTCTTAAGCCCCCTG TGAATGTCAAAAATCTCATTGATGCCTTTGAACCAAAAAGTCAAGAACCTGGTCCTTCAAATTCTGAGGAGACAACTGAACCAGACCCAGCTG GGTCAAATAAGGACACCACCCAGAATAAGGACTGTGACCCTCTTCTTTCCCCTG ATGCTGAAAAGCCCAGAGAACCTGGTCCTTCAAACTCTGAGGAGACAACTGAACCAGACCCAGCTG GTAATAATGATTCAGAGAATCCAACTACAACAGATG GGTCAAAAAAGACGACGATTCAAAATGACGAGAATATACCTCTTAAGCCCCCTG TGAATGTCAAAAATCTCATTGATGCCTTTGAACCAAAAAGTCAAGAACCTGGTCCTTCAAATTCTGAGGAGACAACTGAACCAGACCCAGCTG GGTCAAATAAGGACACCACTCAAAATAAGGACTGTGACCCTCTTCTTTCCCCTG ACCCAGAGAAGATGTCAGATGAGGAGTCATGTTTAGATTCGAgccaaaaaaatggaaatatggaAATCCTCAAGAACAGTGATGAACTCAAGACAGGTGCTTACTCTGATCAGGTAACTGGagaaactttggaaaatgtggGAGTATGTAATTCACTAGggttcagaaaaataaatgacccAGATGACAATGCTGCTTCTCAGAACGATCCAGAAACAACAGCGTATGTGCAAGATTCAGTCTTGTCACAAAAAGAATCAAGTACAACAGTAAACGACCACAAAGAAAGGGACAAATCTCCTTCTGAAGATGTGAATGAATCAGCTCACTACCAGGAACAAATAGAGGCGGGAAAGAATTTCCCGTTAAACACCCCTCAGAAGCTTCTGATCCCCCCCAAACCCCCCAGACATATATCAGCATTACCAATAACAAATGCTTCACATGCTGACCCAGAAAAAGGGGGCAAGACCAGGCATGACTCACAAAAGGAGCAGTCCGATAGCAGCACAACACAGGTGGAGAAATGTGACTGTGAGGGTGAAGCTGTTGATGATGAGGGCCAGGGTAGTCCAACAGAGGAACAGCTGCATAGGCAACAAGAGTGA
- the LOC137133516 gene encoding papilin-like isoform X4, whose protein sequence is MGRRWFLVFFIATSSIVSAEPVIYVLKGRPVIVETPVTDPPDEILWKHNGNKVVEYDGKQQYVYGSYKERVVLDWSSAQLEIQDLTYEDSGEYVLEVFKSTNLRQIIYKVEVIDNVAKPTISCQMNESSSSNTHGNEATLNCFVESRQPLSLLKFEWIIDGNIQPGPKLAITLGGAHDNEEYKCRVSNPLSSEMATFTTKDCYADKPNVAVILIALLIVLAGICVLALVLGVVLWKLRKHKGSNKDTTQNKDCDPLLSPGLNKNTDKTVCPPPCLVGKPSLSQPLNNDEIHADAEKPREPGPSNSEETTEPDPAGNNDSENPTTTDGSKKTTIQNDENIPLKPPVNVKNLIDAFEPKSREPGPSNSEETTEPDPAGSNKDTTQNKDCDPLLSPGLNKNTDKTVCPPPCLVGKPSLSQPLNNDEIHADAEKPREPGPSNSEETTEPDPAGNNDSENPTTTDGSKKTTIQNDENIPLKPPVNVKNLIDAFEPKSQEPGPSNSEETTEPDPAGSNKDTTQNKDCDPLLSPGLNKNTDKTVCPPPCLVGKPSLSQPLNNDEIHADAEKPREPGPSNSEETTEPDPAGNNDSENPTTTDGSKKTTIQNDENIPLKPPGSNKDTTQNKDCDPLLSPDPEKMSDEESCLDSSQKNGNMEILKNSDELKTGAYSDQVTGETLENVGVCNSLGFRKINDPDDNAASQNDPETTAYVQDSVLSQKESSTTVNDHKERDKSPSEDVNESAHYQEQIEAGKNFPLNTPQKLLIPPKPPRHISALPITNASHADPEKGGKTRHDSQKEQSDSSTTQVEKCDCEGEAVDDEGQGSPTEEQLHRQQE, encoded by the exons ATGGGCCGTCGCTGGTTTCTGGTGTTTTTCATCGCCACGTCCTCCATAG TTTCTGCGGAGCCAGTCATCTATGTGCTCAAAGGGCGGCCCGTCATCGTGGAGACCCCAGTCACTGATCCTCCAGATGAAATTCTTTGGAAGCATAATGGCAACAAAGTGGTAGAGTATGATGGAAAGCAGCAATATGTGTATGGCTCATATAAAGAAAGGGTCGTTCTTGACTGGTCTTCTGCACAACTCGAAATCCAAGACCTCACATATGAAGACAGCGGAGAATATGTCCTTGAAGTATTCAAGAGCACAAACTTGCGGCAAATAATTTATAAAGTGGAGGTTATAG ACAACGTTGCCAAACCCACCATTTCGTGTCAGATGAATGAAAGCAGCAGCTCCAACACACATGGAAATGAGGCAACGCTGAATTGCTTTGTAGAGTCCAGACAGCCTCTCTCATTATTGAAGTTTGAGTGGATCATAGATGGAAACATTCAGCCTGGTCCAAAGCTAGCAATAACCCTGGGGGGTGCACATGATAATGAAGAATATAAGTGTAGGGTCAGCAACCCTCTGAGTAGTGAAATGGCCACATTCACAACAAAGGACTGCTACGCTG aCAAACCAAATGTAGCAGTGATCCTGATTGCTCTCTTGATTGTCCTCGCTGGAATTTGTGTCCTAGCACTGGTTTTGGGTGTAGTGCTCTGGAAACTACGAAAGCATAAAG GGTCAAATAAGGACACCACCCAGAATAAGGACTGTGACCCTCTTCTTTCCCCTG GTTTGAATAAGAATACAGACAAAACTGTGTGTCCTCCTCCATGTCTTGTTGGAAAGCCATCTCTTTCTCAGCCTTTAAACAATGATGAAATACATGCAGATGCTGAAAAGCCCAGAGAACCTGGTCCTTCAAACTCTGAGGAGACAACTGAACCAGACCCAGCTG GTAATAATGATTCAGAGAATCCAACTACAACAGATG GGTCAAAAAAGACGACGATTCAAAATGACGAGAATATACCTCTTAAGCCCCCTG TGAATGTCAAAAATCTCATTGATGCCTTTGAACCAAAAAGTCGAGAACCTGGTCCTTCAAATTCTGAGGAGACAACTGAACCAGACCCAGCTG GGTCAAATAAGGACACCACCCAGAATAAGGACTGTGACCCTCTTCTTTCCCCTG GTTTGAATAAGAATACAGACAAAACTGTGTGTCCTCCTCCATGTCTTGTTGGAAAGCCATCTCTTTCTCAGCCTTTAAACAATGATGAAATACATGCAGATGCTGAAAAGCCCAGAGAACCTGGTCCTTCAAACTCTGAGGAGACAACTGAACCAGACCCAGCTG GTAATAATGATTCAGAGAATCCAACTACAACAGATG GGTCAAAAAAGACGACGATTCAAAATGACGAGAATATACCTCTTAAGCCCCCTG TGAATGTCAAAAATCTCATTGATGCCTTTGAACCAAAAAGTCAAGAACCTGGTCCTTCAAATTCTGAGGAGACAACTGAACCAGACCCAGCTG GGTCAAATAAGGACACCACCCAGAATAAGGACTGTGACCCTCTTCTTTCCCCTG GTTTGAATAAGAATACAGACAAAACTGTGTGTCCTCCTCCATGTCTTGTTGGAAAGCCATCTCTTTCTCAGCCTTTAAACAATGATGAAATACATGCAGATGCTGAAAAGCCCAGAGAACCTGGTCCTTCAAACTCTGAGGAGACAACTGAACCAGACCCAGCTG GTAATAATGATTCAGAGAATCCAACTACAACAGATG GGTCAAAAAAGACGACGATTCAAAATGACGAGAATATACCTCTTAAGCCCCCTG GGTCAAATAAGGACACCACTCAAAATAAGGACTGTGACCCTCTTCTTTCCCCTG ACCCAGAGAAGATGTCAGATGAGGAGTCATGTTTAGATTCGAgccaaaaaaatggaaatatggaAATCCTCAAGAACAGTGATGAACTCAAGACAGGTGCTTACTCTGATCAGGTAACTGGagaaactttggaaaatgtggGAGTATGTAATTCACTAGggttcagaaaaataaatgacccAGATGACAATGCTGCTTCTCAGAACGATCCAGAAACAACAGCGTATGTGCAAGATTCAGTCTTGTCACAAAAAGAATCAAGTACAACAGTAAACGACCACAAAGAAAGGGACAAATCTCCTTCTGAAGATGTGAATGAATCAGCTCACTACCAGGAACAAATAGAGGCGGGAAAGAATTTCCCGTTAAACACCCCTCAGAAGCTTCTGATCCCCCCCAAACCCCCCAGACATATATCAGCATTACCAATAACAAATGCTTCACATGCTGACCCAGAAAAAGGGGGCAAGACCAGGCATGACTCACAAAAGGAGCAGTCCGATAGCAGCACAACACAGGTGGAGAAATGTGACTGTGAGGGTGAAGCTGTTGATGATGAGGGCCAGGGTAGTCCAACAGAGGAACAGCTGCATAGGCAACAAGAGTGA
- the LOC137133516 gene encoding immunoglobulin A1 protease autotransporter-like isoform X5: MGRRWFLVFFIATSSIVSAEPVIYVLKGRPVIVETPVTDPPDEILWKHNGNKVVEYDGKQQYVYGSYKERVVLDWSSAQLEIQDLTYEDSGEYVLEVFKSTNLRQIIYKVEVIDNVAKPTISCQMNESSSSNTHGNEATLNCFVESRQPLSLLKFEWIIDGNIQPGPKLAITLGGAHDNEEYKCRVSNPLSSEMATFTTKDCYADKPNVAVILIALLIVLAGICVLALVLGVVLWKLRKHKGSNKDTTQNKDCDPLLSPGLNKNTDKTVCPPPCLVGKPSLSQPLNNDEIHADAEKPREPGPSNSEETTEPDPAGNNDSENPTTTDGSKKTTIQNDENIPLKPPGSNKDTTQNKDCDPLLSPGLNKNTDKTVCPPPCLVGKPSLSQPLNNDEIHADAEKPREPGPSNSEETTEPDPAGNNDSENPTTTDGSKKTTIQNDENIPLKPPVNVKNLIDAFEPKSQEPGPSNSEETTEPDPAGSNKDTTQNKDCDPLLSPGLNKNTDKTVCPPPCLVGKPSLSQPLNNDEIHADAEKPREPGPSNSEETTEPDPAGNNDSENPTTTDGSKKTTIQNDENIPLKPPVNVKNLIDAFEPKSQEPGPSNSEETTEPDPAGSNKDTTQNKDCDPLLSPDPEKMSDEESCLDSSQKNGNMEILKNSDELKTGAYSDQVTGETLENVGVCNSLGFRKINDPDDNAASQNDPETTAYVQDSVLSQKESSTTVNDHKERDKSPSEDVNESAHYQEQIEAGKNFPLNTPQKLLIPPKPPRHISALPITNASHADPEKGGKTRHDSQKEQSDSSTTQVEKCDCEGEAVDDEGQGSPTEEQLHRQQE, from the exons ATGGGCCGTCGCTGGTTTCTGGTGTTTTTCATCGCCACGTCCTCCATAG TTTCTGCGGAGCCAGTCATCTATGTGCTCAAAGGGCGGCCCGTCATCGTGGAGACCCCAGTCACTGATCCTCCAGATGAAATTCTTTGGAAGCATAATGGCAACAAAGTGGTAGAGTATGATGGAAAGCAGCAATATGTGTATGGCTCATATAAAGAAAGGGTCGTTCTTGACTGGTCTTCTGCACAACTCGAAATCCAAGACCTCACATATGAAGACAGCGGAGAATATGTCCTTGAAGTATTCAAGAGCACAAACTTGCGGCAAATAATTTATAAAGTGGAGGTTATAG ACAACGTTGCCAAACCCACCATTTCGTGTCAGATGAATGAAAGCAGCAGCTCCAACACACATGGAAATGAGGCAACGCTGAATTGCTTTGTAGAGTCCAGACAGCCTCTCTCATTATTGAAGTTTGAGTGGATCATAGATGGAAACATTCAGCCTGGTCCAAAGCTAGCAATAACCCTGGGGGGTGCACATGATAATGAAGAATATAAGTGTAGGGTCAGCAACCCTCTGAGTAGTGAAATGGCCACATTCACAACAAAGGACTGCTACGCTG aCAAACCAAATGTAGCAGTGATCCTGATTGCTCTCTTGATTGTCCTCGCTGGAATTTGTGTCCTAGCACTGGTTTTGGGTGTAGTGCTCTGGAAACTACGAAAGCATAAAG GGTCAAATAAGGACACCACCCAGAATAAGGACTGTGACCCTCTTCTTTCCCCTG GTTTGAATAAGAATACAGACAAAACTGTGTGTCCTCCTCCATGTCTTGTTGGAAAGCCATCTCTTTCTCAGCCTTTAAACAATGATGAAATACATGCAGATGCTGAAAAGCCCAGAGAACCTGGTCCTTCAAACTCTGAGGAGACAACTGAACCAGACCCAGCTG GTAATAATGATTCAGAGAATCCAACTACAACAGATG GGTCAAAAAAGACGACGATTCAAAATGACGAGAATATACCTCTTAAGCCCCCTG GGTCAAATAAGGACACCACCCAGAATAAGGACTGTGACCCTCTTCTTTCCCCTG GTTTGAATAAGAATACAGACAAAACTGTGTGTCCTCCTCCATGTCTTGTTGGAAAGCCATCTCTTTCTCAGCCTTTAAACAATGATGAAATACATGCAGATGCTGAAAAGCCCAGAGAACCTGGTCCTTCAAACTCTGAGGAGACAACTGAACCAGACCCAGCTG GTAATAATGATTCAGAGAATCCAACTACAACAGATG GGTCAAAAAAGACGACGATTCAAAATGACGAGAATATACCTCTTAAGCCCCCTG TGAATGTCAAAAATCTCATTGATGCCTTTGAACCAAAAAGTCAAGAACCTGGTCCTTCAAATTCTGAGGAGACAACTGAACCAGACCCAGCTG GGTCAAATAAGGACACCACCCAGAATAAGGACTGTGACCCTCTTCTTTCCCCTG GTTTGAATAAGAATACAGACAAAACTGTGTGTCCTCCTCCATGTCTTGTTGGAAAGCCATCTCTTTCTCAGCCTTTAAACAATGATGAAATACATGCAGATGCTGAAAAGCCCAGAGAACCTGGTCCTTCAAACTCTGAGGAGACAACTGAACCAGACCCAGCTG GTAATAATGATTCAGAGAATCCAACTACAACAGATG GGTCAAAAAAGACGACGATTCAAAATGACGAGAATATACCTCTTAAGCCCCCTG TGAATGTCAAAAATCTCATTGATGCCTTTGAACCAAAAAGTCAAGAACCTGGTCCTTCAAATTCTGAGGAGACAACTGAACCAGACCCAGCTG GGTCAAATAAGGACACCACTCAAAATAAGGACTGTGACCCTCTTCTTTCCCCTG ACCCAGAGAAGATGTCAGATGAGGAGTCATGTTTAGATTCGAgccaaaaaaatggaaatatggaAATCCTCAAGAACAGTGATGAACTCAAGACAGGTGCTTACTCTGATCAGGTAACTGGagaaactttggaaaatgtggGAGTATGTAATTCACTAGggttcagaaaaataaatgacccAGATGACAATGCTGCTTCTCAGAACGATCCAGAAACAACAGCGTATGTGCAAGATTCAGTCTTGTCACAAAAAGAATCAAGTACAACAGTAAACGACCACAAAGAAAGGGACAAATCTCCTTCTGAAGATGTGAATGAATCAGCTCACTACCAGGAACAAATAGAGGCGGGAAAGAATTTCCCGTTAAACACCCCTCAGAAGCTTCTGATCCCCCCCAAACCCCCCAGACATATATCAGCATTACCAATAACAAATGCTTCACATGCTGACCCAGAAAAAGGGGGCAAGACCAGGCATGACTCACAAAAGGAGCAGTCCGATAGCAGCACAACACAGGTGGAGAAATGTGACTGTGAGGGTGAAGCTGTTGATGATGAGGGCCAGGGTAGTCCAACAGAGGAACAGCTGCATAGGCAACAAGAGTGA